A genomic segment from [Flavobacterium] thermophilum encodes:
- the mcpB_1 gene encoding H3, with protein MNMKMTVRRKLLAGFGLVCVLIVCLVGYSYYEISKLNGTYTDVIDKRVPNLVNVKELDVLIRRQVGSMRGYLLTGDETSKENFEKAHGQYKQTSEQLMATLTREETKQLLAELDLLEQQLYELGQKTFELKAQSKPEQYTALVMTTGRDITSQFDQKINEFVALQQREVDQASHDASASAAAVRRLIIIVGVLAVAAGATFGYYISRSLSRPLLALTEAAKRIAAGDLTEAKTGVRNRDEIGELAASFEQMAKNLRSVLQEVAQSAEQVAASSEELAASAEQTSKATEQIAMTIQDVASGVDKQMQSVEETSAAVDSMSERIEQISGRAQSVSAIAAEASRQAAEGGQTIEAGVAQMNKVNDTVERLADLIKGLGHRSEQIGSIIEAIRSIAAQTNLLALNAAIEAARAGEHGRGFAVVADEVRKLAEQSAESAQQIAELIAAIQDETARAVQSMESVVHEVVSGTGVIRASGETFARIRAAVDEVAVQIRDVSSAVSEMAASSEQIARSVRLVADVAESTSAGAQEVSAATEEQLASMEEISASAASLSKMADDLQSIVSKFSL; from the coding sequence GTTTGGCCTTGTCTGCGTATTGATTGTATGTCTAGTCGGCTATTCTTATTACGAAATTTCCAAACTGAACGGTACATATACCGATGTCATTGACAAACGGGTGCCGAATCTCGTCAACGTCAAGGAACTGGATGTGCTCATTCGCCGCCAAGTCGGCAGCATGCGCGGCTACTTGCTGACCGGAGATGAGACGTCGAAAGAAAATTTTGAGAAAGCACATGGGCAGTATAAGCAAACGAGTGAACAGCTCATGGCGACGTTGACGCGGGAGGAAACGAAACAGCTGCTGGCCGAATTGGACTTGCTTGAGCAACAGCTTTACGAGCTTGGGCAAAAAACGTTTGAATTGAAGGCGCAAAGCAAACCGGAGCAATATACCGCGCTCGTCATGACAACCGGGCGCGACATAACGAGCCAATTTGATCAAAAAATTAACGAGTTCGTTGCTTTGCAGCAACGGGAAGTAGATCAAGCGAGCCATGACGCGAGCGCATCAGCCGCTGCCGTTCGCCGGCTGATCATCATCGTCGGGGTGTTGGCGGTGGCGGCTGGAGCGACCTTCGGCTATTACATCAGCCGCTCGCTTTCCCGCCCGCTGCTCGCCTTGACGGAAGCGGCGAAGCGGATCGCCGCCGGCGATTTGACGGAGGCGAAAACCGGCGTCCGCAACCGCGACGAAATCGGCGAGCTGGCCGCTTCGTTTGAACAAATGGCGAAAAACTTGCGCAGCGTGCTGCAGGAAGTGGCGCAAAGTGCGGAGCAGGTGGCCGCTTCCTCAGAAGAGCTGGCGGCGAGCGCCGAGCAGACAAGCAAAGCGACCGAGCAGATCGCGATGACGATTCAAGACGTTGCTTCCGGTGTGGACAAGCAAATGCAAAGCGTGGAAGAAACGTCCGCCGCCGTCGATTCGATGTCTGAGAGAATCGAGCAAATTTCCGGACGGGCGCAAAGCGTGTCCGCCATCGCTGCTGAGGCGTCAAGACAAGCGGCTGAGGGCGGGCAAACGATCGAGGCGGGCGTCGCGCAAATGAACAAAGTGAACGATACGGTCGAGCGGCTGGCTGACCTCATTAAAGGGCTTGGCCACCGTTCCGAGCAAATCGGCTCGATCATCGAAGCAATCCGCAGCATCGCGGCGCAGACGAACTTGCTCGCCTTAAACGCCGCGATTGAGGCGGCGCGCGCCGGCGAGCACGGGCGCGGCTTTGCCGTCGTCGCCGATGAGGTGCGCAAACTCGCCGAGCAGTCGGCGGAATCGGCGCAGCAAATCGCCGAGCTGATCGCCGCTATTCAAGACGAAACGGCTCGTGCCGTCCAATCGATGGAGTCGGTCGTCCATGAGGTGGTGAGCGGAACGGGGGTCATTCGCGCTTCCGGGGAAACATTTGCCCGCATTCGCGCTGCCGTCGATGAAGTCGCTGTGCAAATTCGCGACGTATCGTCGGCGGTCAGCGAGATGGCCGCTTCTTCCGAGCAAATCGCCCGCTCTGTCCGGCTTGTCGCTGATGTGGCCGAATCGACGTCCGCCGGCGCCCAGGAAGTGTCGGCGGCGACCGAAGAACAGTTGGCGTCGATGGAGGAAATTTCGGCTTCGGCCGCGTCGTTGTCGAAAATGGCAGACGATTTGCAGTCGATTGTCAGCAAGTTTTCGTTGTGA